The Schistocerca serialis cubense isolate TAMUIC-IGC-003099 chromosome 10, iqSchSeri2.2, whole genome shotgun sequence genome includes a region encoding these proteins:
- the LOC126424570 gene encoding speckle-type POZ protein-like: protein MVLTKKNNELFLQFLLEKCESGKLLRAKLKADEILPSGEKREVFPCEWYELEEGNSSEMQLVRKADCIREDNSENEITLQCEVCMRCIVHDELPTADTAEHQSDVARAVGEMYSEEVHTDFELHTEGSVLKAHKSLLSVRSPYFAALLQPHTKEAKEGFVQITDVKTEALKQVLLFMYTGVAPALKDMPWDLLIAADKFQLQQLKRQCEAHIASQLDVDNAAETAANALLFSCDMLWDRAVFFIRTNLYRVMRTPGWALVITAHPEAIQRLSELMG from the coding sequence ATGGTTCTTACAAAGAAAAACAATGaactttttttgcagtttttgcTCGAAAAGTGTGAATCGGGAAAGCTATTGAGAGCGAAGCTGAAAGCTGACGAGATTCTTCCAAGTGGTGAAAAACGAGAAGTGTTTCCATGTGAATGGTACGAACTGGAAGAAGGAAACTCCTCCGAAATGCAGCTCGTTAGGAAAGCAGACTGTATAAGAGAGGACAACAGCGAAAATGAGATAACACTGCAGTGTGAAGTTTGCATGCGATGCATTGTTCACGACGAGCTGCCCACGGCAGACACAGCAGAACACCAGTCTGATGTTGCGAGGGCTGTAGGTGAGATGTACAGTGAAGAAGTCCACACAGACTTCGAGCTGCACACAGAAGGCTCGGTTCTGAAGGCACACAAGTCACTACTGTCTGTGCGGAGCCCTTACTTCGCTGCCCTGCTGCAGCCTCACACGAAGGAAGCAAAGGAAGGCTTTGTGCAGATCACCGATGTGAAGACCGAAGCACTGAAGCAGGTTCTGCTGTTTATGTACACGGGTGTGGCGCCGGCTCTCAAGGACATGCCGTGGGACTTGCTGATAGCTGCTGACAAATTCCAGCTCCAGCAGCTAAAGCGACAGTGCGAGGCCCACATCGCCAGCCAGTTGGATGTGGACAACGCCGCAGAAACCGCAGCCAACGCCTTGCTGTTCTCCTGCGACATGCTGTGGGACCGTGCGGTGTTTTTCATCAGAACCAATCTCTACCGGGTGATGCGCACTCCTGGCTGGGCTTTGGTTATAACTGCTCATCCTGAAGCCATACAGCGTCTCAGTGAGCTGATGGGGTGA